A single genomic interval of Gossypium raimondii isolate GPD5lz chromosome 11, ASM2569854v1, whole genome shotgun sequence harbors:
- the LOC105801111 gene encoding uncharacterized protein LOC105801111: MEGNSSEGASQSSVEDDHSLMDGSESELQSNKESLVRAQEKERAALLKANILSQEVNLLKSELKSTREAEENNLKAMDDLAFALKEVRMEANEAKEELSVTKYELEKSREEVELLKMMLTNIQLMYNEAKGEADVFKNTSERLKLEAEESLMAWNMKETGFVDCIKKLEDERNAAQEENKSLLESLKEAQNMYKRTMEENQKFRGSKKQANYVSKAVSNKKYEALSFHSQGNEKPKIKEATNFEIIREWKLLFCEEQSNKQKPLRCTDPKEQQKDGKEANKKAKQQKSGTPCLNLKFPHKSKDAEEDIENLIKDSDGESDSELFDPLRGSIFDEAETPKAASPIATRHRNKPSFAANDESNSGEEFYPIDSTNFDEENYKTTRKKKALLSRFSELIKIRTFN; the protein is encoded by the coding sequence ATGGAAGGTAATTCATCCGAGGGTGCATCTCAAAGTTCTGTTGAGGATGATCATTCTCTGATGGATGGCTCTGAATCCGAGCTTCAATCGAATAAAGAGAGTCTGGTTCGTGCTCAGGAGAAAGAGAGAGCTGCTTTATTGAAGGCCAATATTCTATCTCAGGAGGTAAACTTGTTAAAATCTGAACTGAAATCTACCAGAGAAGCTGAAGAAAACAACCTAAAAGCCATGGATGATTTAGCGTTCGCATTGAAAGAAGTGAGAATGGAAGCAAATGAAGCCAAGGAGGAACTGTCGGTAACAAAATACGAGCTGGAGAAATCAAGAGAGGAGGTGGAACTTTTGAAGATGATGTTGACCAACATTCAGCTCATGTATAATGAAGCAAAGGGTGAAGCTGATgtattcaaaaacacttctgaGAGATTAAAATTAGAAGCTGAAGAAagtcttatggcatggaatATGAAAGAGACAGGCTTTGTGGATTGCATTAAAAAACTGGAAGACGAAAGGAATGCTGCACAAGAAGAGAATAAAAGCCTGCTTGAATCACTTAAAGAGGCTCAAAACATGTACAAGAGGACCATGGAAGAGAATCAGAAATTTCGGGGCAGCAAGAAACAAGCCAATTATGTAAGCAAAGCAGTCTCAAACAAAAAATATGAAGCTTTGAGTTTTCATTCCCAAGGGAATGAAAAACCTAAGATAAAGGAAGCAAcaaattttgagataattagGGAGTGGAAGCTATTGTTTTGTGAAGAACAAAGCAACAAACAAAAGCCACTGAGATGTACAGATCCAAAGGAACAACAAAAAGATGGTAAAGAAGCTAACAAGAAAGCAAAGCAACAAAAGTCGGGCACCCCCTGTTTGAACCTAAAATTCCCACATAAAAGCAAGGATGCAGAAGAGGATATTGAAAACTTAATCAAAGATAGTGATGGAGAATCAGACTCTGAATTGTTTGATCCACTAAGGGGATCCATATTTGATGAAGCTGAGACTCCGAAAGCTGCATCACCGATTGCAACCAGGCACCGGAATAAGCCTTCCTTTGCCGCAAATGATGAATCAAATAGTGGGGAGGAGTTTTATCCTATTGATTCGACCAATTTCGATGAAGAAAACTATAAGACGACGAGAAAAAAGAAAGCATTGTTAAGTAGATTTAGTGAACTTATAAAGATAAGAACTTTTAATTAG
- the LOC105804171 gene encoding uncharacterized protein LOC105804171 codes for MAEEDVVPETFRVLVESADRKFARVRDLPSYGRAQGQHYFQKVFKAYMRLWKYQQEHRPELVKAGLNRWEIGEIAGRIGQLYFGQYMRTSEARFLVEAYIFYEAILKRRYFEGCGVKDLRVRFKELRFYARFLLVSLILNRTEMVKVVVEKLRALIDDCKANFRETNFKEWKLVEQEILRFINIDTTFTIPSSRPFRYCAMLNCHPNSVPYVARFHAKKVLKFRDAILMSYHRNEVKFAELTLDVYRMLQCLEWEPSGSFYQKHPAEPKENGVAVDYSGASGLIDMNLAADMTDPALPPNPRKAILYRPSLTHLIAVMATICEELPPESIMLVYLSASGKPGQINTSHVETSGGSRRTRKSMVTSHSSLEQNCSATESHINGVKGPSDYYNDYLWLGPKGNGGSSNLYPGDIIPFTRRPLFLIINSDSSHAFKVLHGAERGEKAALLLSPLRPTFKGPSSADITQNGSQFTLFLTAPLLAFCQMVGFSLSDSDTEVLNSAENILSTAFSKWEVILCKSPSLDLVWAQVLSDPFLRRLIVRFIFCRAVLSAIWPPEGSDQYLPLCLPQLPNSLSPKSDVVQSCVSQLADHLKVSNYFHFGDS; via the exons ATGGCGGAGGAAGACGTCGTTCCCGAAACCTTCCGAGTTCTCGTCGAGAGCGCGGACCGTAAATTCGCACGAGTCCGGGACTTACCGTCGTACGGACGAGCACAAGGCCAACACTATTTCCAGAAAGTCTTCAAAGCCTATATGCGGTTATGGAAGTACCAGCAAGAGCACCGACCCGAGCTTGTCAAAGCCGGTTTGAACCGGTGGGAGATTGGCGAAATCGCCGGTCGGATCGGCCAGCTGTATTTCGGCCAGTACATGAGGACGAGCGAGGCTAGGTTTCTGGTCGAAGCCTACATTTTCTATGAAGCGATTTTGAAGAGAAGGTATTTCGAAGGGTGTGGAGTGAAGGATCTTCGAGTTCGGTTTAAGGAGTTGAGATTTTATGCCCGGTTTTTGCTGGTTTCGTTGATTTTGAACCGGACCGAGATGGTGAAAGTTGTCGTCGAAAAGCTTAGAGCTCTTATTGATGATTGCAAGGCTAATTTCCGG GAAACAAACTTTAAAGAGTGGAAGCTAGTAGAGCAAGAAATTCTCCGCTTTATAAACATTGATACTACTTTTACCATTCCAAGTTCGAGGCCATTTCGGTACTGTGCTATGCTCAACTGTCATCCAAATTCTGTTCCATATGTAGCTCGATTCCATGCAAAGAAGGTTCTAAAGTTTCGGGATGCTATCCTGATGAGTTATCACCGGAATGAG GTAAAGTTCGCAGAACTTACTCTGGATGTATACAGAATGCTGCAGTGTTTAGAATGGGAGCCTAGTGGATCATTTTACCAGAAGCATCCTGCTGAACCAAAGGAGAATGGTGTTGCAGTTGATTATTCTGGAGCTTCTGGACTAATTGATATGAATTTGGCTGCAGACATGACTGACCCCGCTCTACCTCCAAATCCCAGGAAGGCTATCCTGTATCGACCATCTCTGACACATTTGATAGCA GTTATGGCAACAATTTGTGAGGAGCTCCCTCCAGAGAGTATTatgcttgtttatttatcagCATCAG GGAAGCCTGGTCAAATTAATACTTCTCATGTAGAAACTTCAGGAGGATCTAGGCGAACAAGAAAAAGCATGGTCACTTCTCACAGTTCTCTTGAACAGAATTGCTCTGCAACTGAATCCCACATCAATGGTGTGAAAGGGCCTAGTGACTACTATAATGATTACTTGTGGTTAGGTCCTAAAGGAAATGGTG GTTCAAGTAACCTCTATCCTGGTGATATAATTCCTTTCACCCGAAGACCTCTTTTCTTGATCATTAATAGTGACAGCAGCCATGCATTCAAG GTCTTACATGGTGCAGAAAGGGGAGAGAAAGCTGCTCTTCTGCTTTCACCATTGAGACCAACTTTTAAGGGCCCATCTAGTGCTGATATTACTCAGAATGGAAGTCAGTTTACCCTTTTCTTGACTGCTCCTCTGCTAGCATTTTGCCAAATGGTTGGGTTCTCCTTGTCTGATAGTGATACG GAGGTCCTTAATAGTGCTGAAAACATACTATCTACTGCTTTCTCCAAGTGGGAAGTAATTCTTTGCAAATCACCTAGCCTTGATCTGGTTTGGGCGCAGGTTTTATCTGATCCATTTTTAAGGCGGCTTATTGTTAG ATTCATATTCTGTCGGGCCGTGCTCTCTGCCATCTGGCCTCCAGAAGGGAGCGATCAATATCTGCCTCTTTGCCTACCACAACTTCCTAATTCTCTCTCTCCGAAGTCTGATGTCGTGCAGTCTTGTGTCAGCCAGCTTGCAGATCACCTGAAAGTTTCCAACTACTTTCACTTTGGGGATTCATAA